A portion of the uncultured Draconibacterium sp. genome contains these proteins:
- a CDS encoding Gfo/Idh/MocA family oxidoreductase, translated as MMNRKLRMGMVGGGTDAFIGAIHRLAAFMDNQIELVCGCFSVNPEISKQSGKSYFLPDDRVYATYQEMFEKEAKLPEGERMDFVSIVTPNFVHFAPALMALKNGFHVVLDKPITFTLDEALQLKTKLEETGLTLALTHVYSAYPAVKQAKQMVADGRFGKIRKVYVEYPQGWLSSKVEDAGNAQASWRTDPKRSGKAGCMGDIGTHAHQLAEYITGLKVTELCAELNVFVPNRLLDDDGAALLRFDNGAKGVLMASQVAAGEENAIKLRIYGEKGGLEWNQHEPNTLLLKWTDQPAQILRTGTSLDAAAALHNTRTPGGHPEGYLEAFANIYRNFALTVRAKANGEEPTPEMLDFPGVEDGIRGMQFIDTVVSAGYNDEVKWVKFGEII; from the coding sequence ATGATGAATCGAAAACTTCGTATGGGAATGGTTGGTGGAGGAACCGACGCGTTTATTGGGGCAATACACCGATTGGCCGCTTTTATGGATAACCAAATAGAACTTGTTTGCGGCTGTTTTAGTGTTAACCCTGAAATCTCAAAACAATCAGGGAAGTCCTATTTTTTACCGGATGACAGAGTTTATGCAACCTATCAGGAAATGTTTGAAAAAGAAGCCAAACTTCCCGAAGGTGAACGCATGGATTTTGTATCGATCGTAACGCCCAATTTTGTGCATTTTGCTCCGGCGTTAATGGCACTTAAAAATGGTTTTCATGTGGTGCTGGATAAACCAATTACTTTTACGCTTGATGAAGCTTTGCAACTAAAAACGAAACTTGAAGAAACCGGGTTAACACTGGCTTTAACACATGTTTATTCGGCATATCCGGCTGTTAAACAGGCAAAACAAATGGTGGCTGACGGACGTTTCGGAAAAATCAGAAAAGTATATGTTGAATATCCGCAGGGCTGGCTTTCATCGAAAGTGGAAGATGCCGGCAATGCGCAGGCTAGTTGGCGTACCGATCCAAAACGTTCGGGTAAAGCCGGTTGTATGGGCGACATTGGAACTCATGCACACCAGTTAGCTGAATATATAACAGGCTTAAAAGTAACGGAGCTTTGTGCCGAACTCAACGTTTTTGTTCCTAATCGATTGTTGGATGATGATGGTGCTGCTTTGTTACGTTTCGATAATGGAGCAAAAGGAGTATTAATGGCCAGTCAGGTGGCAGCCGGCGAAGAAAACGCTATTAAACTTCGGATTTATGGCGAAAAAGGCGGTCTGGAATGGAACCAGCACGAACCCAATACATTGCTCTTAAAATGGACCGATCAGCCGGCGCAGATCTTACGAACCGGAACCAGTCTTGATGCTGCGGCAGCTTTGCACAATACACGAACTCCGGGCGGGCACCCTGAAGGTTACCTGGAGGCCTTTGCTAACATCTACCGCAATTTTGCACTTACCGTTCGTGCCAAAGCCAATGGCGAAGAGCCTACACCCGAAATGCTCGATTTCCCGGGAGTGGAAGATGGTATTCGCGGAATGCAATTTATCGATACGGTAGTTAGCGCCGGGTACAACGATGAGGTGAAATGGGTAAAATTTGGCGAAATAATTTGA
- a CDS encoding TonB-dependent receptor, translating to MRKVVLLLLLFGLPFWMFAQNAAVTGKVVDAVSNEPLPFVNVLVSGTSNGTVTDEEGHFEFRNLTPGFIRIEASFVGYKKAISSEVEVTNSSTHFVDILLEKSVSKLDEVTVTASPFRKTIESPVSLRSIGIGEIEKSPGANRDISKIIQSFPGVQSTPAFRNDIIIRGGGPSESRFYLDGVEVPFINHFATQGASGGPVGILNADFIREVNYYSGAFPANRGNALSGVMEFYQIDGNEKKLNFHGTLGASEVAATLDGPIGEKTNFVVSVRQSYLQFLFSALELPFLPTFTDMQFKMRTRFDKKNELTLIGLGANDLFELNEDIEDPDDEQKYILSEIPVNKQWSYTVGAVYKHYRDNSYQTFVVSRSHLDNNAYKYLDNDDSSEENKILDYDSQEAENKFRFENTSRMDGFKLNFGANLDFVSYKNSSQFRRFYDDQPVDVMYNTDLNLVKYGLFAQLSKSVFSERLALSLGVRADANNYSSSMKNLLDQFSPRFSASYTLTDQWSLNFNTGRYYQLPAYTSLGYKENDVLVNKANNLKYIAVDHIIGGLEYRPKPTIQLSAEAFWKGYSQYPFSVNDQVSLANLGADFGVVGDEEVVSTSEGRAYGAEFQARINSTDGFNFNLSYTLVRSEFKDGEGSYIPSSWDAKHLITLTTTKDLKRNWRVGARWRFVGGLPYTPWDIEKSSLVEAWNLQGEPYYDYTQLNAKRFDPFHQLDIRVDKSYYFDKLTAKFYIDIQNLYNFQAQQNDIVVRAEDANGNFITTDNGTRYVLNEIENKSGTVLPTIGIIIEF from the coding sequence ATGAGAAAAGTCGTATTACTTTTACTTTTGTTTGGATTGCCATTTTGGATGTTTGCACAAAATGCTGCAGTAACCGGAAAAGTTGTGGATGCAGTAAGCAACGAGCCGTTGCCATTTGTTAACGTGCTGGTTTCGGGTACATCAAACGGTACGGTAACAGATGAGGAAGGACATTTTGAGTTTAGAAACTTAACACCTGGATTTATCAGAATTGAAGCAAGTTTTGTAGGCTATAAAAAAGCTATTTCTTCTGAAGTTGAGGTAACGAATTCAAGCACTCATTTTGTAGATATATTACTCGAAAAGTCGGTATCGAAACTTGATGAGGTTACGGTTACGGCTTCTCCATTTCGAAAAACCATTGAAAGCCCGGTTTCGTTGCGTAGTATTGGTATTGGAGAAATTGAAAAAAGCCCCGGTGCCAACCGCGATATTTCAAAAATCATTCAGTCATTTCCTGGGGTACAGTCAACGCCCGCTTTCCGAAACGATATTATTATTCGTGGCGGCGGCCCGTCGGAGAGTCGTTTTTACCTCGATGGTGTTGAGGTACCGTTTATCAACCACTTTGCCACACAGGGCGCTTCCGGTGGTCCGGTTGGTATTTTAAATGCCGATTTTATTCGCGAGGTAAATTATTACTCAGGTGCTTTTCCGGCCAATCGTGGAAATGCTTTAAGTGGTGTTATGGAATTCTACCAAATCGATGGAAACGAAAAGAAACTGAATTTTCACGGAACACTTGGAGCATCGGAAGTTGCAGCAACATTGGATGGCCCGATAGGTGAAAAAACAAACTTTGTTGTTTCTGTACGTCAGTCGTATTTGCAGTTTTTGTTTAGCGCGCTGGAACTGCCTTTTTTACCCACATTTACCGATATGCAGTTTAAAATGCGTACCCGTTTCGATAAAAAGAATGAGTTGACTTTGATTGGTTTGGGAGCCAACGATTTGTTTGAATTAAACGAAGACATTGAAGATCCGGACGACGAGCAAAAGTACATTCTCAGCGAAATTCCGGTGAACAAACAATGGTCGTACACGGTGGGGGCGGTTTACAAACATTACCGCGATAACAGTTACCAGACTTTTGTGGTAAGTCGCAGTCATTTAGATAACAACGCCTATAAATATCTCGATAACGACGATAGTTCCGAAGAGAATAAAATTCTGGATTACGACTCGCAAGAGGCCGAAAACAAGTTCCGGTTCGAGAACACCTCGCGCATGGATGGTTTTAAGCTGAATTTTGGTGCTAATCTCGATTTTGTGAGCTACAAAAACAGTTCTCAATTCCGCCGCTTTTACGACGACCAGCCGGTTGATGTAATGTACAACACCGATCTAAACCTGGTAAAATATGGATTGTTTGCGCAGTTGAGCAAATCGGTTTTTAGCGAACGATTGGCTTTGTCGCTTGGTGTGCGTGCTGATGCCAATAATTACTCGTCGAGTATGAAGAATCTCTTGGATCAGTTTTCGCCACGTTTTTCAGCATCGTATACCTTAACCGATCAGTGGAGCCTGAATTTTAATACCGGTCGTTATTACCAGTTGCCCGCTTATACTTCGCTGGGATACAAAGAAAACGATGTTTTGGTAAACAAAGCCAACAACTTGAAATACATTGCGGTAGATCATATTATTGGCGGATTGGAATATCGCCCAAAACCAACAATTCAGCTATCAGCCGAGGCATTTTGGAAAGGTTATTCGCAATATCCGTTTTCGGTGAATGATCAGGTAAGTCTGGCAAATTTGGGAGCCGATTTTGGTGTGGTTGGTGATGAAGAAGTGGTTTCAACTTCAGAGGGAAGAGCTTACGGAGCCGAGTTTCAGGCACGTATTAACTCAACCGACGGATTTAATTTTAACCTGTCGTACACCTTGGTGCGCAGTGAGTTTAAAGACGGAGAAGGTTCGTATATTCCATCGAGTTGGGATGCCAAACACCTGATTACGCTCACAACAACCAAAGACCTGAAACGCAACTGGCGGGTAGGAGCACGTTGGCGTTTTGTGGGTGGTTTGCCTTACACTCCGTGGGATATAGAAAAATCCTCGCTGGTGGAAGCATGGAATTTACAGGGCGAACCGTATTACGATTACACGCAGTTAAACGCTAAACGCTTCGATCCTTTTCATCAGCTTGATATTCGTGTCGACAAATCCTATTATTTCGATAAACTCACGGCTAAATTCTACATCGACATTCAAAACCTGTACAATTTCCAGGCGCAGCAGAACGATATTGTTGTACGTGCCGAAGATGCAAACGGGAATTTTATTACAACCGACAACGGAACGCGTTATGTGCTGAATGAAATCGAAAACAAGTCGGGAACTGTTTTACCAACCATCGGAATTATTATCGAATTTTAG
- the dtd gene encoding D-aminoacyl-tRNA deacylase, which translates to MRVVIQKVKEASVTVEGEKISAIKNGLLILVGIENEDTQEDIDYLVKKSTQLRIFDDENGVMNRSVIDIDGDIIVVSQFTLQANTKKGNRPSYIRAAKPDISIPMYEKFIAAMDAALGKKVGTGKFGAMMDVALINDGPVTIIIDSKQKDF; encoded by the coding sequence ATGCGTGTTGTCATTCAAAAAGTAAAAGAGGCCTCGGTAACCGTTGAAGGCGAAAAAATATCGGCCATAAAAAATGGTTTATTAATTCTGGTGGGAATAGAAAACGAGGATACACAGGAAGACATTGATTACCTGGTAAAAAAGTCGACTCAACTTCGAATTTTTGATGATGAGAACGGAGTGATGAACCGCTCGGTAATTGATATTGACGGCGACATTATTGTAGTAAGCCAGTTTACGCTGCAGGCCAACACAAAAAAAGGCAACCGACCATCGTATATACGGGCTGCCAAACCTGATATTTCGATTCCGATGTACGAAAAATTTATAGCTGCCATGGACGCCGCTCTTGGCAAAAAAGTAGGAACCGGAAAATTCGGTGCAATGATGGATGTTGCCTTGATTAACGACGGTCCGGTAACCATTATCATCGACTCGAAACAAAAGGATTTTTAA
- a CDS encoding nucleotide pyrophosphohydrolase: MKNELTLPEAQKQVDEWIKTIGVRYFSELTNMTILTEEVGELARIMARKYGDQSFKKSDEEYNLADEIADVLWVLICLANQTGVDLNEAFLKNMEKKTKRDGDRHKNNEKLK, encoded by the coding sequence ATGAAAAACGAACTTACATTACCCGAAGCCCAAAAACAGGTTGATGAATGGATAAAAACCATTGGCGTGCGCTATTTTAGCGAATTGACGAACATGACAATTCTTACCGAAGAAGTGGGTGAATTGGCGCGTATTATGGCGCGAAAATATGGCGACCAATCATTTAAAAAGTCGGACGAAGAATATAACCTTGCCGATGAAATAGCCGACGTACTTTGGGTTTTGATTTGTCTGGCCAATCAAACCGGTGTTGACCTGAATGAAGCCTTTCTGAAAAACATGGAGAAAAAAACAAAACGCGATGGCGATCGCCATAAAAACAACGAAAAATTGAAATAG
- a CDS encoding branched-chain amino acid aminotransferase, which translates to MENLDWQNIGFGYRDTDYNVRCYYRDGKWGELEISSSNVINIHMSATALHYGQEAFEGLKAFKGKDGKVRVFRMDENAKRMQNSADGILMAKLPVEKFQEAVRMAVKMNERFVPPYESGAALYIRPLLIGTGPQIGVAPAEEYLFMVFVMPVGPYFPEGFKPTNLVIYREFDRAAPQGTGKYKVGGNYAASMYEGKKAKKNGFSAVLYLDSKEKKYIDECGPANFFGIKNNTYITPESASILPSITNKSLIVLAEEMGLKVERRKVPYEELAEFDEVGACGTAAVISPIKGIYDNDNDKWFKYGNQEEAGEWSTKLYNKLRAIQYGDEPDTHGWVEIIE; encoded by the coding sequence ATGGAAAATCTCGATTGGCAAAACATTGGGTTTGGATACCGTGACACAGACTATAACGTTCGTTGCTACTATCGCGACGGCAAGTGGGGAGAATTGGAGATCAGCTCATCAAACGTCATTAATATTCACATGTCGGCAACGGCATTGCACTATGGGCAGGAAGCTTTTGAGGGCCTGAAAGCCTTTAAAGGAAAAGATGGTAAAGTCAGGGTCTTCCGCATGGATGAAAATGCCAAACGTATGCAAAATTCTGCTGATGGTATTCTGATGGCTAAACTTCCGGTTGAGAAATTTCAGGAGGCTGTTCGAATGGCTGTTAAAATGAATGAGCGCTTTGTTCCGCCTTACGAATCGGGTGCTGCATTGTACATTCGCCCGCTGTTAATTGGTACCGGACCGCAAATTGGTGTTGCTCCGGCCGAAGAATACCTGTTTATGGTATTTGTAATGCCCGTTGGTCCTTATTTCCCTGAAGGATTTAAGCCAACCAACCTCGTAATTTATCGCGAATTCGACCGTGCTGCTCCGCAAGGAACTGGAAAATATAAAGTTGGCGGAAACTACGCTGCCAGCATGTACGAAGGTAAAAAAGCGAAGAAAAACGGTTTCTCGGCAGTACTTTATCTCGACAGTAAAGAGAAAAAATACATCGACGAATGTGGACCGGCCAACTTCTTTGGCATAAAAAACAACACTTACATTACACCGGAATCGGCTTCTATTCTTCCATCGATCACCAACAAAAGCCTCATCGTTTTGGCCGAAGAAATGGGATTGAAGGTTGAGCGCCGCAAAGTTCCGTACGAAGAACTGGCTGAGTTTGACGAAGTAGGTGCCTGCGGTACTGCAGCAGTAATTTCGCCAATTAAAGGTATTTACGATAACGACAACGACAAGTGGTTTAAATACGGCAACCAGGAAGAAGCCGGAGAATGGTCGACAAAACTGTACAATAAACTTCGCGCCATTCAATATGGCGACGAACCCGACACTCATGGTTGGGTGGAGATAATTGAATAA
- a CDS encoding RNA polymerase sigma factor has protein sequence MKSFEQIRSFFYFYCNYPVTCPSYFTNEVQKQMTITEYNLAVDNYSDRLYRFVLKSIKDVHAAQDIVQDSYEKLWKNHDNVDGTKVKSYLFTTAYHTMIDRIRKEKRSAFAEDLSLPEEGHESNYSDLSEILQEAVNKLPEIQRMVVLLRDYEGYNYQEIGELTNLSESQVKVYIYRARLFLKKYIGSIEAVA, from the coding sequence ATGAAAAGCTTCGAACAAATTCGGAGCTTTTTTTATTTCTACTGTAACTATCCCGTAACTTGTCCGTCGTATTTTACGAACGAGGTTCAGAAACAAATGACAATTACCGAATATAACCTTGCAGTTGACAATTACTCAGATCGTCTGTACCGATTTGTGCTAAAGAGCATTAAAGACGTACATGCCGCTCAGGATATTGTACAGGACAGCTACGAGAAATTGTGGAAGAACCACGATAATGTGGATGGCACGAAAGTAAAATCATACCTTTTTACCACTGCCTACCACACGATGATCGACCGAATACGCAAGGAAAAACGTTCGGCATTTGCGGAGGATTTGAGCTTACCGGAAGAAGGACACGAAAGCAATTATTCCGATTTGAGCGAAATACTTCAGGAAGCCGTGAATAAACTACCGGAGATTCAACGAATGGTAGTGTTGTTGCGCGATTACGAGGGATACAACTACCAGGAAATTGGCGAACTGACCAATTTAAGCGAATCACAGGTGAAGGTGTATATTTATCGGGCAAGGTTGTTTTTGAAGAAATATATTGGCAGCATCGAGGCTGTGGCATAG